The following proteins are encoded in a genomic region of Sphingopyxis sp. YF1:
- a CDS encoding ATP-binding cassette domain-containing protein → MIDIRIIDLGVRHPGGAEALADISLDISAGQFCAVLGASGAGKSTLLRVIAGMTAPDTGGILYDGAPLGAALRRRFGLVPQDFALCGRARVAGNVMAVADIALWRSFTGLYPRPARERAARLLAALGLDETHLARRADSLSGGQQQRVAIARALLHRPAIILADEPVASLDPATGEATLALLRDEARDLGATLVCSLHQPDLARRFADRIILLDAGRIVFDGTAAMFDGDMARPRLVAARS, encoded by the coding sequence ATGATCGACATCCGCATCATCGATCTCGGCGTCCGCCATCCCGGCGGCGCCGAAGCTCTCGCCGACATATCGCTCGACATTTCCGCAGGCCAGTTCTGCGCCGTGCTGGGGGCATCGGGCGCGGGCAAATCGACCTTGCTGCGCGTGATCGCGGGAATGACCGCCCCCGACACCGGGGGCATCTTGTACGATGGCGCGCCTCTGGGCGCCGCGCTCCGCCGCCGCTTCGGGCTGGTCCCGCAGGATTTCGCGCTGTGCGGACGGGCGCGCGTCGCGGGCAATGTCATGGCGGTCGCCGATATCGCGCTTTGGCGCTCTTTCACCGGCCTCTACCCGCGGCCCGCACGCGAGCGCGCGGCCCGGCTGCTCGCCGCGCTGGGGCTCGACGAAACCCATCTTGCGCGCCGCGCCGACAGCCTCTCGGGCGGCCAGCAACAGCGCGTCGCAATCGCCCGCGCGCTTCTCCACCGCCCGGCGATCATCCTTGCCGACGAACCCGTCGCCAGCCTCGACCCCGCGACCGGCGAAGCGACGCTGGCCCTGCTTCGCGACGAAGCGCGCGACCTCGGCGCAACGCTCGTCTGCAGCCTGCATCAGCCCGACCTCGCGCGCCGCTTCGCCGACCGCATCATCCTGCTCGACGCCGGTCGCATCGTCTTCGACGGGACCGCCGCCATGTTCGACGGCGACATGGCACGGCCGCGCCTGGTGGCAGCGCGGTCATGA
- a CDS encoding phosphate/phosphite/phosphonate ABC transporter substrate-binding protein, translated as MGRWIFAGVLAAMLAVGAGWLARRPQSAQPPPLRVLLIPADGGTESGTLADYRPIFNAVARRTGMRFDLKVAQSYGGVVEAMCNNVADIAFVGPVTYLQARKRGCAEPLAVAVKSGRSVYYAGLFVRPESSIHAIADLPGKRVAFGDVNSTSAFVFPVTMLLDARIDPARDLSAVRMTGTHANSLAALINGEVDAAALSFDSYDKAVRANVPGARSLRVIARSDPIPYPPLIASPRLPPGLRAQLRAAFENLDDRPDVAPAMIRGYGGAQVDSYVGQIAPDHFAPAARKMAQISDALKNEMLRKSAARPRR; from the coding sequence ATGGGACGCTGGATCTTCGCGGGCGTGCTGGCGGCGATGCTCGCCGTCGGCGCGGGCTGGCTGGCACGGCGTCCGCAATCGGCACAGCCGCCGCCGCTGCGCGTGCTGCTGATCCCCGCCGACGGCGGGACCGAGAGCGGCACGCTCGCCGACTATCGACCGATCTTCAACGCGGTGGCACGCCGCACCGGGATGCGCTTCGACCTGAAGGTCGCCCAATCCTACGGCGGGGTGGTCGAGGCGATGTGTAACAATGTCGCCGATATCGCCTTCGTCGGCCCGGTCACCTATTTGCAGGCCCGCAAGCGCGGCTGCGCCGAACCGCTGGCGGTCGCGGTCAAATCGGGTCGATCGGTCTACTATGCCGGGCTGTTCGTCCGCCCCGAATCCTCCATCCACGCGATCGCCGACCTGCCCGGCAAACGCGTGGCCTTTGGCGACGTCAACTCGACCTCGGCCTTCGTCTTTCCCGTCACCATGCTCCTCGATGCCCGCATCGATCCGGCGCGCGACCTGTCCGCGGTGCGCATGACGGGCACCCACGCCAACAGTCTCGCGGCGCTGATCAATGGCGAAGTCGACGCTGCGGCGCTTTCCTTCGATTCCTACGACAAGGCGGTACGCGCCAATGTCCCCGGTGCGCGGTCGCTGCGCGTGATCGCGCGGAGCGACCCGATCCCCTATCCGCCGCTGATCGCGAGCCCCCGCCTGCCGCCTGGACTGCGTGCGCAACTGCGCGCGGCCTTCGAGAATCTCGACGACCGGCCGGACGTCGCGCCCGCCATGATCCGCGGCTATGGTGGCGCGCAGGTCGATTCCTACGTCGGCCAGATCGCCCCCGACCATTTCGCCCCCGCGGCGCGGAAAATGGCGCAAATCAGCGATGCGCTGAAAAACGAGATGCTGCGCAAGTCAGCCGCGAGGCCGCGCCGATGA
- a CDS encoding MurR/RpiR family transcriptional regulator has translation MTEKITEERGAADDRGPVENALVRMRMAHGGMAKGARRIADYILAQPEGIVRMSITELADAVGVSEGSIVNFCRGIGLSGFQHLKLSLAREIVEPVQFIHEDVGRDDDMDMICRKVFHSGIQALRDSLSVLDPQSLARAVDAIRTAKRVEIYGIGSSAPMAEDAHYRMLRIGLDARVVTDSHVQAISASRCDPDVAVLTISHSGATHETVAATRLAKEAGARTIVITNFARSPIQAHADVVLFTMARETRFRTEAMTSRIAQLCVVDALIAALALGDYDHAIDTLRQTFEVLSIKRF, from the coding sequence ATGACCGAGAAAATCACGGAAGAACGGGGCGCGGCCGATGATCGGGGGCCGGTCGAAAATGCGCTTGTACGAATGAGGATGGCGCATGGCGGTATGGCCAAGGGCGCGCGACGCATCGCCGACTATATCCTTGCGCAGCCCGAGGGAATCGTGCGGATGTCGATCACCGAACTCGCCGACGCGGTCGGGGTGAGCGAGGGCAGCATCGTCAATTTCTGCCGCGGTATCGGCCTCTCGGGCTTTCAGCATCTGAAGCTCAGCCTGGCGCGCGAGATCGTCGAGCCGGTGCAGTTCATTCATGAAGACGTCGGGCGCGACGATGATATGGATATGATCTGCCGCAAGGTCTTTCATTCGGGGATTCAGGCGCTGCGCGATTCGCTTTCGGTGCTCGATCCGCAGTCGCTCGCGCGCGCCGTCGATGCGATCCGCACGGCAAAGCGTGTCGAAATCTATGGCATCGGATCCTCGGCGCCGATGGCCGAAGACGCGCATTATCGCATGCTGCGCATCGGGCTCGACGCCCGCGTGGTCACCGACAGCCATGTCCAGGCGATCAGCGCCTCGCGCTGCGACCCCGATGTCGCGGTGCTGACGATTTCGCACAGCGGCGCGACGCACGAGACGGTCGCCGCGACGCGGCTCGCGAAGGAGGCGGGCGCGCGGACCATCGTCATCACCAATTTCGCGCGTTCACCGATCCAGGCGCATGCCGATGTCGTGCTCTTTACGATGGCGCGCGAAACGCGCTTTCGCACCGAGGCGATGACGAGTCGTATCGCCCAGCTCTGCGTCGTCGATGCCCTGATCGCGGCGCTCGCGCTCGGCGATTATGACCATGCGATCGATACGCTGCGCCAGACCTTCGAGGTGCTCTCGATCAAGCGTTTCTGA
- a CDS encoding TonB-dependent receptor plug domain-containing protein: MQNSPKFRAAVRLGLFLTASALPCAAFATEAAADAAEAGDEIVVTGSVTAEATPTAAQAIEYGNAVQIISAEQIAETGATNFAEIAQFLIKGANIGYSPDEGEYTIRLDGGSDRDTLVVLDGVPLYDRGPALEDIWGTTTIDPHMIERAEVFRGGNSLFFGSNGGIGVISLVTKRPDGTSKFEFGAQYGAFNTREIWGNASFPLDADGRHSLMFYGGSIQTDGPRIFAPESYVDNVAKAGGIQKYPLNRGNLGFKYLWKVDDRSEFRVGGQYTQIEFHDPFPDAETYSPNRVRYPIIDVTLDRRWSDHVYTEIAGYWSNPRLNNTETYAEICKVATGCTDPSTGKPIAFGDATGKSIPFPNKGFGKDSKVGGFRELGLNLRNTLSYPDLFELVTGVQVVSYKNDSDPVFPISNKSNTITGVYADFRPVLPFSRDTKLSLALRTDFADSFGSRTIWKFGFRQPIGDFYIRGNGGTSYSLPRTNELFIDTPTLVGNPNLKTEETETYNGGVGFATDFGNVAVNAEIGAFRTDVTNRIQSTSGLTPNTFFNNDRITQIRGLTAELDVRVGNGLSFSVNYTKQKAHLDGSKLQINETPEYMIGGNVSWRSPDERFHITLFPRYQGAEYATGGVNQSLRHNFGNYFLMNGSIGYRAGDERQHQFQLRIVNIFDKKYAERYGYGNMRYSSAFNRGEIALNSPEYFYGYEFEGKPRSVYISYTTKF; the protein is encoded by the coding sequence GTGCAAAACTCTCCCAAATTTCGTGCCGCCGTTCGTCTTGGCCTGTTCCTGACCGCCAGCGCGCTGCCTTGCGCCGCGTTCGCCACCGAAGCGGCAGCGGACGCCGCCGAGGCCGGGGACGAGATCGTCGTGACCGGATCGGTGACGGCCGAAGCGACACCGACCGCGGCGCAGGCGATCGAATATGGCAACGCCGTCCAGATCATCAGCGCCGAGCAGATTGCCGAGACCGGGGCGACCAACTTCGCCGAAATCGCCCAGTTCCTGATCAAGGGCGCCAACATCGGCTATTCGCCCGACGAAGGCGAATATACGATCCGCCTCGACGGCGGCAGCGACCGCGACACGCTGGTCGTGCTCGACGGGGTGCCGCTTTACGATCGCGGCCCCGCGCTCGAGGATATCTGGGGCACGACGACGATCGACCCGCACATGATCGAGCGCGCCGAGGTGTTCCGTGGCGGCAACAGCCTCTTCTTTGGCAGCAACGGCGGCATCGGCGTGATCAGCCTCGTCACCAAGCGCCCCGACGGCACCAGCAAGTTCGAATTCGGCGCGCAATATGGCGCGTTCAACACGCGCGAAATCTGGGGCAACGCCAGCTTCCCGCTCGACGCCGACGGGCGCCACAGCCTGATGTTCTACGGCGGCAGCATCCAGACCGACGGTCCGCGCATCTTCGCCCCCGAATCCTATGTCGACAATGTCGCCAAGGCCGGCGGCATCCAGAAATATCCGCTCAACCGCGGCAATCTCGGCTTCAAATATCTGTGGAAGGTCGACGACAGGAGCGAGTTTCGCGTGGGTGGGCAATATACCCAGATCGAGTTCCACGATCCGTTCCCCGACGCCGAAACCTATTCACCGAACCGCGTGCGCTATCCGATCATCGACGTCACGCTCGACCGCCGCTGGTCGGACCATGTCTACACCGAGATCGCCGGCTACTGGAGCAATCCGCGGCTCAACAACACCGAAACCTACGCCGAAATCTGCAAGGTCGCCACGGGTTGTACCGATCCCTCGACCGGCAAGCCGATCGCGTTCGGCGACGCCACCGGCAAGTCGATACCCTTCCCCAACAAGGGCTTCGGCAAGGATTCGAAGGTCGGCGGCTTCCGCGAACTCGGGCTCAACCTCCGCAACACCCTGTCCTATCCCGACCTGTTCGAACTGGTCACCGGCGTCCAGGTCGTTTCGTACAAGAATGATTCCGACCCCGTCTTCCCGATCTCGAACAAGTCGAACACGATCACCGGCGTCTACGCCGATTTCCGCCCGGTGCTTCCGTTCAGCCGCGACACCAAATTGTCGCTCGCGCTGCGTACCGATTTCGCCGACAGCTTCGGATCGCGCACGATCTGGAAATTCGGTTTCCGCCAGCCGATCGGCGACTTCTATATCCGCGGCAACGGCGGCACCTCGTACAGCCTGCCGCGGACCAACGAACTGTTCATCGATACGCCGACGCTGGTCGGCAATCCCAATCTCAAGACCGAAGAGACCGAAACCTATAATGGCGGCGTCGGCTTTGCGACCGACTTCGGCAATGTCGCGGTGAATGCCGAAATCGGCGCCTTCCGCACCGACGTCACCAACCGCATCCAGAGCACGTCGGGCCTGACCCCGAACACCTTCTTCAACAACGACCGGATCACCCAGATCCGCGGGCTGACCGCCGAACTCGACGTGCGGGTCGGCAACGGCCTCTCGTTCAGCGTCAACTATACCAAGCAAAAGGCGCATCTCGACGGCAGCAAATTGCAGATCAACGAGACCCCCGAATATATGATCGGCGGCAATGTCAGCTGGCGCAGCCCGGACGAGCGTTTCCACATCACGCTGTTCCCGCGTTACCAGGGCGCCGAATATGCGACCGGCGGCGTCAACCAGTCGCTGCGCCACAATTTCGGCAATTATTTCCTGATGAACGGATCGATCGGCTATCGCGCGGGCGACGAGCGCCAACACCAGTTCCAGCTGCGCATCGTCAACATCTTCGACAAGAAATATGCCGAGCGCTACGGCTATGGCAACATGCGCTACAGCTCGGCGTTCAACCGCGGCGAGATCGCGCTCAACAGCCCCGAATATTTCTACGGCTATGAGTTCGAGGGCAAGCCGCGCAGCGTCTACATCTCCTACACGACCAAATTCTGA
- the phnE gene encoding phosphonate ABC transporter, permease protein PhnE, whose amino-acid sequence MNAPLPWRFPAVFNARTAALLVAVLLLFGYTGQRVEIGRMLALSGEAVLAEAGLVDHSQVAGGLASTLSQLVPIQLSSRREVSRIENFDPGRLPLFAHIKTVETRVSELDPDTLRHEERVVRTAWLVEPFGYAFHVAAKMIETIEIALWGTLIAVLIGLPLALFGARNVTPHPAVRTAARAASAFLRAVPELVSALFLVVAYGFGPIAGVLALGLHAAGFLGKFYADDIEDADPRPQAALAAMGAGRLTIWRTAVLPQILPQHIACTLYTFDRNVRMGAVIGLVGAGGIGQELKGRFDMYEYGHVGTILIAIFLVILTLDLIASRARRAWR is encoded by the coding sequence ATGAATGCGCCCCTCCCCTGGCGCTTCCCGGCTGTTTTCAATGCGCGGACCGCCGCGCTGCTCGTCGCAGTGCTGCTGCTGTTCGGCTACACCGGCCAGCGCGTCGAAATCGGGCGGATGCTGGCGCTCAGCGGCGAAGCGGTACTGGCAGAAGCGGGGCTCGTCGATCACTCGCAGGTCGCCGGGGGGCTGGCGTCGACGCTCAGCCAGCTGGTACCGATCCAGCTATCGTCGCGGCGCGAGGTGAGCCGGATCGAGAATTTCGATCCCGGGCGCCTCCCCCTCTTCGCGCATATAAAAACGGTCGAAACGCGCGTCAGCGAGCTCGATCCCGACACATTGCGCCACGAGGAGCGCGTCGTGCGCACCGCGTGGCTGGTCGAACCCTTCGGCTATGCCTTTCACGTTGCGGCGAAGATGATCGAGACGATCGAGATCGCGCTTTGGGGCACGCTGATCGCGGTGCTGATCGGGCTGCCGCTGGCGCTGTTCGGGGCACGCAACGTCACGCCGCACCCCGCGGTCCGCACCGCCGCACGCGCCGCATCGGCTTTTCTCCGCGCGGTGCCCGAACTCGTCTCCGCCCTGTTCCTTGTCGTCGCTTACGGCTTCGGCCCGATCGCCGGGGTGCTCGCGCTTGGCCTGCATGCGGCGGGTTTCCTCGGGAAATTCTATGCCGACGACATCGAGGATGCCGACCCGCGTCCGCAAGCCGCGCTGGCGGCGATGGGCGCCGGGCGACTGACGATCTGGCGCACGGCCGTCCTGCCGCAGATCCTGCCGCAGCATATCGCCTGCACGCTCTACACTTTCGACCGCAACGTCCGCATGGGCGCAGTGATCGGCCTCGTCGGCGCGGGCGGTATCGGCCAGGAATTGAAGGGCCGCTTCGACATGTATGAATATGGCCATGTCGGCACGATCCTGATCGCCATTTTCCTCGTCATCCTGACCCTCGACCTGATCGCGTCGCGGGCGCGTCGGGCGTGGCGATAA